A region from the Gemmatimonadota bacterium genome encodes:
- a CDS encoding penicillin-binding protein activator, with amino-acid sequence MTVGVRLSVGLLLESPGRLLAAGRFVRRALLAGSVLLVGCFPVQAGSGEDPAQPRPVDPAIERGAVPSGGGATAERLLTDARVALEGGDAETARRLTTEVIDDWGTVPGSSRAFWLRATAEEQLGDPAAAAADADRYVELLPSGDSRRGEAGLLAARNAQDAGQPIAGLRTLLRLEGGDAGAVEREALPLAQALVRRTPTDTLLALSETVPETVFGRLVRLESAVGLYFRGEVARAAQIGRDLLQQSLTPEDRRVAQSLVEGNAETVLGGDAAVGAILPTTGSPVLREYAAAIEEGIRVAFETRAQESRRPVRLEVRDDGGDPARAERSLHELEAAGALGVIGPLLDRQLDAAARSRTTGLALVSPTAERVPEMRGVYSLGSNDPGAARALAEYAAREGYQRVAVVYPRAPIAEADAQAFRAAFQNADGGLAREVREYTYDPGTTFFREQLTAVAEFEAQALVLPVPESDVELIAPQVSFFALDSLGVQILGTGAWASPEVLDRVDSRHLDGVVVASARDPEGESPEYQQFVQRYEQVVRKTLRSPIPAFGYDAASLILEALGRGARTPADLEAQLEGIRDFPGATGRISIQDGQIVRRHQLYEIRDGQLRYLGRTFN; translated from the coding sequence GTGACGGTGGGCGTGCGCCTCTCCGTTGGCCTGCTTCTCGAATCGCCCGGTCGCCTGCTGGCGGCTGGGCGGTTCGTGCGTAGAGCCCTGCTGGCCGGCTCAGTTCTGCTGGTAGGGTGTTTCCCCGTTCAGGCCGGCTCGGGTGAGGACCCTGCGCAACCGCGCCCCGTCGATCCGGCCATCGAACGGGGTGCCGTTCCCAGCGGCGGCGGGGCGACCGCGGAGCGACTGCTGACCGATGCACGCGTCGCCTTGGAGGGGGGTGACGCAGAGACCGCTCGCAGGTTGACCACCGAGGTCATCGACGACTGGGGGACCGTCCCTGGGTCGTCACGGGCGTTCTGGCTGCGCGCGACTGCGGAGGAGCAGCTCGGGGACCCGGCGGCCGCGGCGGCCGATGCCGACCGATACGTGGAGCTTCTTCCCAGCGGCGACTCCCGTCGGGGCGAGGCAGGTTTGCTGGCTGCGCGCAACGCCCAGGACGCCGGTCAGCCGATCGCGGGGCTCCGGACCTTGCTGCGGCTCGAGGGTGGCGACGCGGGCGCCGTGGAACGAGAGGCTCTCCCGTTGGCGCAGGCGCTGGTGCGGCGCACACCCACCGACACGCTGCTGGCGCTGTCGGAAACAGTGCCCGAGACGGTGTTCGGTCGGCTGGTGCGTCTCGAGTCGGCAGTCGGACTGTACTTCCGCGGCGAGGTCGCGCGAGCCGCTCAGATCGGGCGCGATCTGTTGCAGCAGTCGCTCACGCCCGAGGACCGACGGGTCGCTCAGTCGCTGGTGGAGGGGAACGCCGAGACGGTGTTGGGTGGAGACGCCGCGGTGGGTGCCATCCTGCCGACCACGGGCTCGCCTGTCCTCCGGGAGTACGCCGCGGCCATCGAGGAGGGCATTCGCGTCGCGTTCGAGACCCGCGCGCAGGAGTCGAGGCGCCCGGTGCGACTCGAGGTCCGCGACGATGGCGGGGACCCTGCCCGCGCAGAACGCTCTCTCCACGAGTTGGAGGCAGCCGGCGCGCTCGGAGTGATCGGGCCGCTGCTCGATCGTCAGCTGGATGCTGCGGCGCGATCGCGCACCACCGGACTCGCACTGGTGTCTCCCACTGCCGAGCGGGTGCCCGAGATGCGGGGGGTCTACTCCCTCGGGAGCAACGACCCCGGAGCTGCGCGCGCCCTTGCCGAGTACGCGGCGCGGGAGGGATACCAGCGTGTGGCGGTGGTGTACCCACGCGCGCCGATCGCCGAGGCGGACGCGCAGGCTTTTCGGGCTGCCTTCCAGAACGCGGATGGAGGCCTCGCCCGCGAAGTGCGGGAGTACACCTATGACCCGGGTACCACGTTCTTCCGCGAGCAACTGACGGCGGTAGCCGAGTTCGAGGCCCAGGCGCTGGTGTTGCCCGTGCCGGAGTCGGACGTCGAGTTGATCGCGCCGCAGGTCTCGTTCTTCGCGCTCGATTCCCTGGGCGTACAGATCCTGGGTACGGGGGCCTGGGCCAGCCCGGAAGTGCTCGACCGCGTCGACAGTCGCCACCTGGACGGCGTGGTCGTGGCGTCGGCCCGCGATCCCGAGGGGGAGAGCCCCGAATACCAGCAGTTCGTGCAGCGCTACGAACAGGTCGTGCGTAAGACGCTGCGGAGCCCCATCCCCGCGTTTGGATACGATGCAGCCTCGCTGATCCTCGAGGCGCTGGGCCGCGGGGCTCGCACGCCTGCCGACCTCGAGGCTCAGCTCGAAGGCATCCGCGATTTTCCGGGGGCGACCGGCCGGATCTCGATCCAGGACGGGCAGATCGTTCGCCGTCACCAACTCTACGAAATCCGGGACGGACAACTCCGCTACCTGGGACGCACCTTCAACTAG
- a CDS encoding acyl-CoA carboxylase subunit beta encodes MSVEEKLQRLEALSKKALEGGGRARIEAQHKRGKLTARERIDLLLDADSFVELDRFVTHRSHDFGLEGQRVLGDGVVTGYGQVHGRLVYVFSQDFTVFGGSLSEAHAEKIVKLQDLAVRNGAPIIGLNDSGGARIQEGVVSLGGYADIFLRNTLASGVVPQVSVILGPCAGGAVYSPAITDFVYMVRGISYMFVTGPNVVKTVTHEDVDMESLGGADVHASRSGVCHFVHDTEAESLAAVRDLLRYVPQNNLESPPRRDTSDPPHRRSERLLDLVPDSPNRPYDMHEVIREIMDDAVFYEVHGLFAPNLITGFAHLGGHAVGIVANQPQVLAGVLDIDSSQKGARFVRFCDAFNIPLVVFEDVPGFLPGVAQEHGGIIRHGAKLLYAFAEATVPKMTVITRKAYGGAYDVMNSKHIRGDLNLAWPTAEIAVMGPKGAVEILFRKEISESDDPAAATEERMAEYREKLAHPYVAAARGYVDDVIDPRDTRSRLVSGLDMLQGKRDSNPPRKHGNIPL; translated from the coding sequence ATGTCGGTGGAAGAGAAGCTCCAGCGCCTCGAGGCTCTCAGCAAGAAGGCGCTCGAGGGCGGGGGACGGGCGCGGATCGAGGCGCAACACAAGCGCGGAAAGCTGACCGCCCGCGAGCGCATCGACCTCCTGCTCGACGCCGATTCCTTCGTGGAGTTGGACCGGTTCGTCACCCACCGTTCCCACGACTTCGGACTGGAGGGACAGCGCGTCCTGGGTGACGGTGTCGTGACCGGCTACGGGCAGGTGCATGGCCGGTTGGTCTACGTCTTCTCGCAGGACTTCACGGTGTTCGGTGGCTCGCTGTCCGAGGCCCACGCCGAGAAGATCGTGAAGCTCCAGGATCTGGCCGTCCGGAATGGCGCACCGATCATCGGACTGAACGACTCCGGTGGTGCGCGGATCCAGGAAGGGGTGGTTTCCCTGGGCGGGTACGCCGACATCTTCCTACGCAACACGCTCGCGTCTGGAGTGGTACCCCAGGTGTCCGTGATCCTGGGGCCCTGCGCCGGTGGGGCCGTCTATTCTCCCGCCATCACCGACTTCGTCTACATGGTGCGTGGGATCTCGTACATGTTCGTGACCGGTCCGAACGTGGTGAAGACCGTCACGCACGAAGACGTGGACATGGAGAGCTTGGGCGGCGCGGACGTGCATGCGAGTAGATCGGGTGTGTGCCACTTCGTGCACGACACCGAGGCGGAGTCGTTGGCTGCCGTGCGTGATCTTCTGCGCTACGTGCCCCAGAACAACCTGGAGTCTCCTCCGCGACGGGACACCTCCGACCCTCCCCACCGCCGGTCGGAGCGTTTGCTCGACCTCGTACCGGACTCGCCGAATCGCCCCTACGACATGCACGAGGTGATCCGCGAGATCATGGACGACGCCGTGTTCTACGAGGTGCACGGTCTGTTCGCTCCCAATCTGATCACGGGGTTTGCCCATCTCGGTGGGCATGCGGTTGGCATCGTCGCGAACCAACCGCAGGTGCTCGCTGGCGTCCTCGACATCGACTCGTCGCAGAAGGGTGCGCGCTTCGTGCGCTTCTGCGACGCGTTCAACATTCCGCTGGTCGTGTTCGAGGATGTGCCGGGGTTCCTGCCCGGTGTGGCCCAGGAACATGGTGGGATCATCCGGCACGGAGCGAAGCTCCTGTACGCGTTCGCCGAGGCGACCGTTCCGAAAATGACGGTGATCACCCGCAAGGCGTACGGCGGTGCCTACGACGTGATGAACTCCAAGCATATCCGCGGCGATCTCAACCTGGCCTGGCCCACGGCCGAGATCGCGGTGATGGGCCCCAAGGGAGCCGTGGAGATCCTGTTTCGGAAGGAGATCTCGGAGTCTGACGACCCCGCGGCTGCCACCGAGGAGCGCATGGCCGAGTACCGCGAAAAGCTGGCCCATCCCTATGTGGCAGCGGCGCGTGGGTATGTCGACGACGTCATCGACCCGCGTGACACGCGGAGTCGGCTGGTTTCGGGCCTGGACATGCTCCAGGGCAAGCGCGACAGCAACCCGCCGCGCAAACACGGCAACATCCCTCTGTAG
- a CDS encoding acetyl-CoA carboxylase biotin carboxylase subunit — MLKSVLIANRGEIAVRVIRACRELGIESVAVYSEADRRSPHVRLADRAVCVGAAAASESYLRGDRLVEVALGAGVDAVHPGYGFLAERAPFAQAVQEAGLVFVGPDPDTITAMGDKTEARRRMADAGVPIVPGAVDAVQDAEEAARLAEEIGYPVLLKASAGGGGKGMRVVEGPADLARALEAASREAKGAFGDGAVYLERFLGRPRHIEIQVLGDRRGRVLHLGERECSIQRRHQKLVEEAPSAVLDAAQRARMGEAAVRAAEAVSYVGAGTVEFLFENGEFFFLEMNTRIQVEHPVTELVTGIDLVEWQLRVAGGESLPFGQSDIPMEGHAIECRITSEDVAAGFLPSTGTIHALAVPGGAGVRWDSGVEVGSEVGLFYDPLLAKLIVHGATREAAIQRMARALSELTIDGVETCTPLLRRIVAEPDFKAGKLSIRYLDEHPDLLQAEAAPSDVRAAAVAAALLEHQRRREERPRLGGSAEATFSAWRRAGLPGAGGT; from the coding sequence GTGCTCAAGTCCGTTTTGATCGCGAATCGGGGCGAGATCGCCGTCCGGGTCATTCGCGCTTGCCGTGAGTTGGGGATCGAGTCCGTTGCGGTGTATTCCGAAGCCGATCGCCGCTCTCCCCACGTCCGTCTGGCCGACCGCGCGGTCTGTGTGGGCGCCGCCGCCGCGAGCGAGAGCTACTTGAGGGGCGATCGCCTGGTCGAGGTGGCGCTCGGGGCGGGCGTGGACGCCGTCCATCCCGGGTACGGCTTTCTCGCCGAGCGGGCACCTTTCGCACAGGCCGTGCAGGAGGCGGGGCTGGTCTTCGTGGGTCCCGACCCGGACACCATCACGGCCATGGGGGACAAGACGGAGGCCCGGCGTCGCATGGCGGACGCCGGCGTTCCCATCGTGCCCGGCGCGGTCGACGCGGTGCAGGACGCGGAAGAAGCCGCGCGACTCGCGGAGGAGATCGGATACCCTGTGCTCCTGAAGGCCTCGGCCGGTGGGGGTGGCAAGGGGATGCGGGTGGTCGAGGGCCCGGCTGACCTGGCCCGTGCTCTGGAGGCCGCCTCGCGCGAGGCGAAGGGTGCCTTCGGAGATGGGGCGGTCTACCTGGAACGCTTCCTGGGGCGCCCGCGACACATCGAGATTCAGGTCCTGGGCGATCGCCGAGGGCGGGTGCTGCACCTGGGTGAGCGCGAATGCTCCATCCAACGGCGCCACCAGAAGCTCGTCGAAGAGGCACCGTCTGCCGTGCTCGATGCGGCCCAGCGCGCGCGCATGGGGGAAGCGGCCGTACGGGCGGCGGAGGCCGTCTCCTATGTGGGGGCGGGAACGGTCGAGTTCTTGTTCGAGAACGGGGAGTTCTTCTTCCTCGAGATGAACACGCGCATTCAGGTGGAGCACCCCGTCACGGAGTTGGTGACGGGGATCGACCTCGTGGAATGGCAGCTCCGGGTTGCGGGAGGGGAGTCGCTCCCCTTCGGCCAGAGCGACATCCCCATGGAGGGGCATGCCATCGAGTGTCGCATCACCTCCGAGGACGTGGCCGCGGGGTTCCTTCCTTCCACGGGGACCATCCACGCCCTCGCCGTGCCGGGGGGCGCGGGCGTCCGCTGGGACAGCGGGGTCGAGGTGGGTTCCGAGGTCGGGCTGTTCTACGACCCGCTGTTGGCCAAGCTCATCGTCCACGGAGCCACCCGAGAGGCCGCCATCCAGCGCATGGCGCGGGCCCTTTCGGAGCTGACGATCGACGGCGTGGAAACCTGTACGCCCCTCCTGCGGCGAATCGTGGCCGAGCCCGACTTCAAGGCGGGAAAGCTGAGCATCCGCTACCTGGACGAGCACCCCGACCTGCTTCAGGCGGAGGCGGCCCCCTCGGACGTCCGGGCAGCGGCGGTGGCGGCGGCCTTGCTGGAGCACCAGCGGCGGCGTGAAGAGCGTCCCCGCCTGGGCGGCAGCGCGGAGGCGACCTTCTCGGCCTGGCGCCGAGCCGGCCTTCCGGGAGCAGGCGGGACCTGA
- a CDS encoding class I SAM-dependent RNA methyltransferase: MDDIAAGGSGVGRLPDGRVVFVPRTAPGDEVEVEVIASKKRWASGLPLRVLTPGPDRVAPPCGHYLRCGGCSLQHLAYAAQLRAKGRIVTEALRRIGQVEALVEGPEPSPSQLHYRTRATFHLRRLPADRIVAGFNEVGRPGRILDVGTGCLVLSPALAAGWTELRQAWGVGARRLPAGRELRLTLREVEQGVVLTVAGGHGAGDAGSLVERAPSLKAVWAVREDGGTTRLAGEARPAEAGGVGPLGPGAFTQVNPAAARFLVDWVGECAGAAIAGVDVLDAYAGAGAFGRALKARGAHVLAIEADGHAAAAARVAGLTVLEGKVEDRLSEALPVGFAVLNPPRSGLDAGVSAQLERAGPPRMAYVSCDPATLARDLRALRSYAVEWVRTLDMFPQTAHVECVVSLDRRRPTTDLPAVAPGATELPQPTGE, from the coding sequence ATCGACGACATCGCCGCTGGCGGGTCCGGGGTCGGCCGTCTTCCTGACGGCCGGGTGGTGTTCGTGCCCAGGACCGCTCCCGGAGACGAGGTGGAGGTCGAGGTGATCGCCTCCAAGAAACGGTGGGCCAGTGGGTTGCCGCTTCGCGTTTTGACGCCCGGCCCCGACCGCGTCGCCCCCCCCTGCGGCCACTACCTACGCTGCGGAGGGTGTTCGCTGCAGCACCTGGCCTACGCCGCCCAGCTTCGCGCCAAAGGGCGCATCGTCACCGAGGCGCTCCGGCGTATCGGCCAGGTGGAGGCCCTGGTCGAGGGTCCGGAGCCCTCTCCGAGCCAGCTGCACTACCGCACGCGCGCGACCTTCCACCTCCGCCGTCTGCCGGCCGACCGGATCGTCGCGGGCTTCAACGAGGTGGGGCGTCCCGGGCGCATTCTCGACGTCGGTACGGGCTGCCTCGTGCTCTCCCCGGCGCTGGCGGCGGGTTGGACGGAGCTCAGGCAGGCGTGGGGGGTTGGAGCTCGGCGCCTGCCTGCCGGCCGCGAGCTGCGCCTGACCTTGAGGGAGGTCGAGCAGGGCGTGGTCCTTACGGTGGCGGGTGGGCACGGGGCCGGGGATGCAGGGAGCCTTGTCGAGCGGGCTCCGAGCCTGAAGGCCGTTTGGGCGGTCCGCGAGGACGGCGGGACCACTCGGCTGGCGGGGGAGGCGCGCCCGGCGGAGGCCGGCGGGGTCGGCCCCCTCGGACCCGGGGCGTTCACCCAAGTCAACCCGGCGGCGGCGCGTTTCCTGGTGGACTGGGTGGGTGAGTGCGCGGGCGCTGCGATCGCGGGTGTAGACGTCCTGGACGCCTATGCCGGTGCCGGGGCGTTCGGCCGGGCGCTGAAAGCGCGAGGGGCGCACGTCCTCGCCATCGAAGCTGACGGCCACGCTGCGGCCGCGGCGCGGGTCGCGGGATTGACCGTGCTGGAGGGCAAGGTCGAGGACCGACTCTCCGAGGCGTTGCCGGTGGGGTTCGCGGTGCTCAATCCGCCCCGTAGCGGCCTGGACGCAGGCGTCAGCGCCCAGTTGGAGCGGGCCGGCCCTCCCCGGATGGCGTATGTCAGCTGTGATCCCGCAACCCTCGCGCGCGACCTGCGCGCACTCCGTAGCTACGCGGTAGAGTGGGTCCGCACGCTGGACATGTTCCCCCAGACGGCCCACGTCGAATGTGTGGTGTCGCTGGACCGGCGGCGCCCGACCACGGATCTTCCAGCCGTTGCCCCGGGCGCAACGGAGCTTCCCCAACCCACCGGCGAATGA
- a CDS encoding 30S ribosomal protein S1, producing the protein MAQTTPSIGFADPHLLDDPYGDDDLSISRDDFAKLLSDYEDTLQEVKEGEIVLAKVLRVSDTNVILEFGFKSEGTVPLDEFKDPATLVPGAEIEVLLESLEDEQGVVVLSKKKADFLRVWERIKEAYEQDRPVKGTLSRKIKGGVTVDLMGVDAFLPGSQIALRRVPNIEDLLGETYDFKIIKLNKRRRNIVVSRRVLLETERESKRKKLVKELLVGQVRAGVVKNITDFGAFIDLGGLDGLLHITDMSWGRVGHPSEVVKIGQELDVKVLDIDWDRERISLGLKQLLPYPWTEIDRKYPVGSRVRGRVVSITNYGAFIELEKGVEGLVHISEMSWTRNVRHPSKLVNIGDEIEAVVLKVDPSDEKISLGMKQIEEDPWLALPVKYPTGTVLDGVVRNLTSFGAFVEIEPGIDGLVHVSDMSWTKRVEHPSEVVEKGQELKVMVLDVDAEGKRISLGIKQLLDDPWPQIVERFAPGVEQEGTVVRNQEGGVVVDLGDDIEGFVPPTHTGVEDPERLDEYYAPGETVDVKVLESDATNRRIVLEVTTIPERKPGRRVEQPAPVAEEVSDEDTQPEPAGASE; encoded by the coding sequence ATGGCCCAGACGACTCCCTCCATCGGCTTCGCCGACCCGCATCTCCTCGACGACCCCTACGGCGACGACGATCTCTCCATCTCGCGGGACGACTTCGCCAAGCTGCTGTCGGACTACGAAGACACCCTGCAAGAGGTCAAAGAGGGCGAGATCGTCCTGGCCAAGGTGCTTCGCGTCTCCGACACCAACGTCATCCTGGAGTTCGGCTTCAAGAGCGAAGGAACCGTTCCGCTCGACGAGTTCAAGGATCCGGCCACCTTGGTGCCCGGTGCCGAGATCGAAGTGCTGCTGGAGAGCCTGGAAGACGAGCAGGGTGTCGTCGTGCTCTCCAAGAAGAAGGCGGACTTCCTCCGCGTTTGGGAGCGCATCAAAGAAGCCTACGAGCAGGACCGGCCCGTCAAAGGCACGCTCAGCCGGAAGATCAAGGGAGGCGTCACCGTCGACCTGATGGGCGTCGACGCCTTCTTGCCTGGATCGCAGATCGCCCTGCGGCGCGTTCCCAACATCGAGGACCTGCTGGGCGAGACCTACGATTTCAAGATCATCAAGCTCAACAAGCGCCGCCGGAACATCGTCGTCTCGCGGCGCGTGCTGCTCGAGACCGAGCGCGAGTCCAAGCGGAAGAAGCTGGTCAAGGAGCTGCTGGTCGGTCAGGTACGGGCCGGCGTGGTCAAGAACATCACCGACTTCGGTGCCTTCATCGATCTGGGCGGGCTCGACGGCCTGCTGCACATCACCGACATGTCGTGGGGCAGGGTCGGGCATCCCTCCGAAGTCGTGAAGATCGGCCAGGAGCTCGACGTGAAGGTCCTGGACATCGACTGGGATCGCGAGCGCATCTCCCTGGGGCTCAAGCAGCTGCTTCCGTACCCCTGGACGGAGATCGACCGGAAGTACCCGGTGGGTTCGCGCGTTCGTGGCCGTGTGGTATCCATCACCAACTACGGGGCCTTCATCGAGCTGGAGAAGGGTGTCGAGGGTTTGGTGCACATCTCCGAGATGTCCTGGACGCGCAACGTCCGGCATCCGAGCAAGCTCGTGAACATCGGAGACGAGATCGAGGCCGTGGTGCTGAAGGTCGATCCGTCCGACGAGAAGATCTCGCTGGGCATGAAGCAGATCGAGGAGGATCCCTGGCTGGCCCTGCCCGTCAAGTATCCGACTGGCACCGTGCTGGATGGTGTGGTGCGCAACCTCACGTCGTTCGGGGCCTTCGTCGAAATCGAGCCGGGCATCGACGGGCTCGTCCATGTCTCCGACATGAGCTGGACCAAGCGTGTCGAGCACCCGTCGGAGGTGGTCGAGAAGGGGCAGGAGTTGAAGGTCATGGTCCTCGATGTGGATGCGGAAGGGAAGCGCATCTCCCTGGGGATCAAGCAACTGCTGGATGATCCCTGGCCCCAGATCGTGGAGCGCTTCGCTCCCGGAGTGGAGCAGGAGGGCACGGTCGTTCGGAATCAGGAAGGCGGCGTGGTGGTGGATCTCGGGGACGACATCGAAGGCTTCGTCCCGCCGACGCACACCGGTGTGGAAGATCCCGAGCGCTTGGACGAGTACTACGCCCCGGGCGAGACCGTGGACGTCAAGGTGCTCGAGTCCGACGCCACCAATCGCCGCATCGTGCTCGAAGTCACGACGATTCCCGAGCGCAAGCCCGGGCGCCGCGTGGAACAGCCGGCGCCGGTCGCTGAGGAGGTGTCCGACGAGGACACCCAACCGGAGCCGGCGGGCGCCTCCGAGTGA
- a CDS encoding PDZ domain-containing protein encodes MKGMVQGRALTACLALAATASGVGAANLGAQEDPPERECVCSGEFNWRAAPGVQVRTFGMARARMGVSLTLDADERGARITGVTEGSPADAAGLREGDVIVAINGQDLDQPLEGRRSRGFRQGDEESPLDRLMALARTWDPGDRVEVTYLRDGDERTVTVEVEEASGVWTEPLLALGDARELGNRVRELNLGGAGNRVRLFTPEMGFGGPNWGLGLELRELDADLGRYFGAEAGVLVLAVDEDSDLGLRAGDVILAIGGRTVDEPRDVWRVLGSYDDDEPIEFEVLRDRSRTRVEGHRSR; translated from the coding sequence ATGAAAGGGATGGTTCAGGGGCGGGCGCTCACGGCCTGCCTCGCGTTGGCGGCGACGGCGAGTGGGGTGGGGGCGGCCAACCTCGGTGCCCAGGAGGACCCGCCCGAGCGCGAGTGTGTGTGTAGCGGAGAGTTCAACTGGCGGGCCGCGCCCGGCGTTCAGGTCCGGACGTTTGGGATGGCCCGGGCGCGTATGGGCGTGAGCCTCACCCTGGATGCGGATGAGCGGGGAGCGAGGATCACCGGAGTCACCGAGGGAAGCCCGGCCGACGCGGCCGGCCTGCGCGAAGGGGACGTGATCGTCGCCATCAACGGCCAGGACCTCGATCAGCCGCTGGAGGGCCGAAGGAGCCGCGGTTTCCGTCAGGGCGATGAGGAAAGCCCGCTCGATCGGCTCATGGCGCTCGCCCGAACCTGGGACCCTGGCGACCGCGTCGAGGTCACCTATCTCCGCGATGGGGATGAGCGCACCGTGACCGTGGAGGTGGAAGAAGCGAGCGGGGTCTGGACGGAGCCGTTGTTGGCTCTGGGCGACGCCCGCGAACTCGGCAACCGGGTTCGCGAGCTCAACCTCGGTGGGGCCGGCAACCGGGTTCGCCTCTTCACCCCCGAGATGGGGTTCGGCGGTCCCAACTGGGGCCTGGGACTGGAGTTGCGGGAGCTCGACGCCGATCTGGGACGCTACTTCGGGGCGGAGGCGGGCGTGCTCGTGCTGGCGGTCGACGAGGACAGTGACCTCGGCCTGAGGGCCGGAGACGTGATCCTGGCGATCGGCGGCCGGACCGTTGACGAGCCCCGCGACGTGTGGCGGGTGCTCGGCTCCTACGACGACGACGAGCCCATCGAGTTCGAGGTCCTGAGGGACCGGAGCCGCACCAGAGTGGAGGGCCATCGATCTCGGTAG
- the aroA gene encoding 3-phosphoshikimate 1-carboxyvinyltransferase: MIELDVPGDKSITHRALLLSALAEGASTVRGALVSADTQATASVLRALGVEVGDLSASGVSIEGRGIRSLRAPDHPLDCANSGTTARLVLGMLAACPFRAVVDGDASLRGRPMERVTRPLSAMGGRFEFLGVPGRLPIEVIGGSLGPLDHRSAVASAQVKSALLFAGLVSGAWVLFSEPRRSRDHTERMFRALGVPLIEHWHEGAWRIEMREPPAQLAARVWRVPGDFSAAAFWVAWGLLRPAGPPLRLRSVGLNPTRTGLLAILERMGARIELIGRSDLAGEPCGDLVVWPSPLRAVEVTSEEVPSVIDEFPILAVLAARAEGTSRVTGAGELRVKESDRIKAVVDNLRAVGVEAEELPDGFSVKGTAAALSGRVEVRSDHRIALSFGVLAALPGSTIQVDDPSVAAVSYPEFFGQLERIRAAGWSPSTGSRQPVVTIDGPAGSGKSSTAREVARRLGFRHLDSGALYRALTLALLRSGWPLGTWERMSVGELEGLRVSARPGPDGVEVLLGGEIVEDAALRSPLVTAHVSAVSGLPAVRAVLLRLQRDAARGGGLVADGRDMGTVVFPDAEVKVFFTADLDERARRRLLERQAHPPSPEEIIAEASLIQGRDFADAHRELSPLRAAPDAHVIDTSRLDFDAQVDAVIGLVRRLTP; this comes from the coding sequence GTGATCGAACTGGACGTCCCCGGGGACAAGTCGATCACCCACAGGGCGTTGCTTCTCTCCGCCCTGGCCGAGGGAGCCTCGACGGTGCGAGGTGCATTGGTCTCCGCGGACACGCAGGCGACGGCGTCGGTGCTGCGCGCGCTCGGTGTCGAAGTCGGTGACCTGTCGGCCTCGGGGGTATCCATCGAAGGGCGAGGGATCCGGAGCCTGCGGGCCCCCGACCACCCGCTCGATTGCGCGAACTCGGGGACCACCGCCCGCCTGGTGCTGGGCATGCTGGCTGCGTGCCCCTTCCGCGCGGTCGTCGATGGCGACGCGTCGCTGCGCGGGCGACCCATGGAGCGAGTGACCCGCCCGCTGTCGGCGATGGGGGGGCGCTTCGAGTTCCTCGGAGTTCCGGGCCGCCTGCCGATCGAGGTGATCGGGGGAAGCTTGGGGCCGCTCGATCACCGTTCCGCCGTGGCCAGCGCCCAGGTCAAGAGCGCGCTCCTGTTCGCCGGGCTGGTCAGCGGCGCCTGGGTGTTGTTCTCCGAGCCGCGGCGCTCCCGGGACCACACGGAGCGCATGTTCAGGGCCCTCGGCGTCCCGCTCATCGAGCACTGGCACGAGGGTGCCTGGCGCATCGAGATGCGGGAGCCACCTGCGCAGCTGGCGGCGCGGGTCTGGCGGGTGCCGGGCGACTTCTCGGCGGCGGCGTTCTGGGTGGCCTGGGGACTGCTGCGACCGGCGGGTCCACCGTTGCGGCTCCGCTCCGTCGGTCTCAATCCCACCCGGACCGGCCTGCTGGCCATCCTGGAGCGCATGGGGGCGCGCATCGAGCTGATCGGGCGCAGCGATCTGGCCGGAGAGCCCTGTGGCGATCTGGTGGTGTGGCCCTCTCCGCTGCGTGCCGTCGAAGTGACGAGCGAGGAGGTCCCCAGCGTCATCGACGAATTCCCGATCCTCGCGGTGCTGGCCGCGCGCGCCGAGGGGACCTCCCGCGTCACCGGTGCAGGGGAACTGCGCGTCAAGGAAAGCGACCGGATCAAGGCGGTGGTCGACAACCTGCGCGCGGTGGGGGTGGAGGCCGAGGAACTCCCCGACGGCTTCTCGGTGAAAGGGACTGCCGCAGCGTTGAGCGGACGCGTCGAGGTGCGGAGCGATCATCGGATCGCTCTATCCTTCGGGGTATTGGCGGCACTGCCCGGGTCGACGATCCAAGTCGATGATCCCTCCGTGGCGGCCGTGTCGTACCCCGAATTCTTCGGTCAGCTGGAGCGCATCCGAGCGGCGGGCTGGAGTCCCTCCACCGGCAGCCGGCAGCCGGTGGTCACCATCGACGGGCCCGCCGGTTCCGGGAAGTCGTCCACGGCCCGCGAAGTGGCCCGCCGGCTGGGGTTCCGCCACCTGGACTCGGGCGCGCTCTACCGGGCCCTGACCTTGGCCCTGCTGCGCTCGGGCTGGCCGTTGGGCACCTGGGAGCGCATGAGCGTGGGGGAACTGGAAGGCCTGAGGGTCTCGGCCCGTCCGGGGCCGGACGGCGTGGAGGTTCTGCTCGGAGGGGAAATCGTCGAGGACGCGGCCCTGCGGAGCCCCCTGGTCACGGCCCACGTATCCGCCGTCTCGGGACTTCCCGCGGTTCGGGCGGTGCTGCTGCGGCTGCAGCGGGACGCGGCCCGGGGCGGGGGACTGGTCGCGGACGGTCGGGACATGGGCACGGTCGTCTTCCCGGACGCAGAGGTGAAGGTGTTTTTCACCGCGGACCTGGACGAGCGCGCACGGCGCAGGCTACTGGAGCGACAGGCTCACCCGCCCTCACCGGAGGAGATCATCGCGGAGGCGTCCCTGATCCAGGGGCGCGATTTCGCCGATGCCCACCGGGAGCTCTCTCCCTTGAGGGCCGCGCCCGACGCCCATGTCATCGATACGAGCCGGCTGGACTTCGACGCCCAAGTCGATGCCGTGATTGGGCTTGTGCGTCGGTTGACGCCCTGA